The Couchioplanes caeruleus nucleotide sequence ACCTGCTGCAGGATCTGCGCCGCCCGTTCGAGGGTGTCGCGGTCCTCCGGAGTCAGCTCGTCCAGTTGCCGGGCGAGCCACTCGTTGCGAGCCTTCTCGAACTGCGCGAACACGGCCCGGCCCCGCTCGGTCGCTGCCAGGATCACCTGGCGGCGGTCGGTCGGATGGGGCGTGCGCGCGACCAGGCCGCGATCCTCCAGCTTGCCGACGATCTTGGTCATCGTCGGCGGCTGGACCCGCTCCACGTCGGCGAGCTCCCGCGGGGTCAGCGCCCCGGCCAGCTGCAGGCTCGTCAGGGCCGACAGCTGGCTGAACGTGAGATCGCCGACCGGGCGTTCCTGGCGCACCCGGCGGTTCAGCCTGGTGATCGCATCGCGCAGCGCAACGGCCAGTTGCTCGGCTCCTACCCGCTCCGCCACCGGCCGCTCCATCACAGTTTCTTAGCCTAGCTAATGAGCTTGGCTAACGACATTCGTATCGCGTATGACCGTAGTCACCGGGCACGGTAACGCACCCGGTGACCACCGCCCTCGTCAGAGCAGCACGGACTCCAGCGGACCGCGCAGGAAGTACAGGACGAACAGCACGGCCACGCCGTACAGCAGCGGGTGCACCTGACGGCCCTTGCCGACGGCGACCTTGAGCAGCACGTACGAGACCACGCCCGCGCCGATGCCGTTGGAGATCGAGTACGTGAACGGCATCAGCGTGATCGTGAGGAACGCCGGGATCGCGATCTCGTAGTCGGTCCAGTCGATCTGCCTGACCGCCATCATCATCAGGAAGCCGACCACCACCAGCGCCGTCGACGCAGCCTCGAACGGCACCACGGTGACCAGCGGCGCGAGGAACGTGGCGAGCAGGAACAGCACGCCGGTGACGAGGTTCGCGGCGCCCGTACGCGCCCCCTCGGCCACACCCGAGGCGCTCTCGATGAACGACGTGTTGCTGGAGACGCTGGCCGCGCCGCCGGCCGCCGCCGCCACGGAGTCGACGAGCAGGATCTCCCGGGTCCGCGGCGGCATGCCCTCCGCGTCCAGCAGCCCACCCTCCTGGCCGACCGCCACCATCGTGCCCATGGTGTCGAAGAAGTCGGTGATCAGCAGC carries:
- a CDS encoding MarR family winged helix-turn-helix transcriptional regulator; protein product: MERPVAERVGAEQLAVALRDAITRLNRRVRQERPVGDLTFSQLSALTSLQLAGALTPRELADVERVQPPTMTKIVGKLEDRGLVARTPHPTDRRQVILAATERGRAVFAQFEKARNEWLARQLDELTPEDRDTLERAAQILQQVARA